The following are encoded together in the Tripterygium wilfordii isolate XIE 37 chromosome 18, ASM1340144v1, whole genome shotgun sequence genome:
- the LOC119984858 gene encoding tRNA 2'-phosphotransferase 1-like isoform X5, with amino-acid sequence MSCRRRCVPSPPPSILFTGCGIRILRCCSIYLKPVYAPAQSHLTKSCSFASIYNTNQKKNMSSSFGSFALSSRSVGRGRGLETKNDRERSRGRGGGSGKDKIDSLGRLLTRILRHQASELNLNMRSDGFVKVQDLRKINLKTFANIPLKLHTIEDIKEAVRKDNKQRFSLLEENGELLIRANQGHTLTTVESESLLKPILSAEEVPVCVHGTYKKNLDSILESGLGHMQRLHVHFSCGLPTDGEVISEKLWKME; translated from the exons ATGTCGTGTCGTCGCCGTTGCGTGCCTTCTCCACCTCCGTCAATCCTATTCACAG GTTGTGGCATTCGAATTCTCCGCTGCTGCAGTATCTATCTGAAACCTGTCTATGCTCCTGCTCAATCCCATCTAACGAAGTCGTGTTCCTTCGCTTCAATCTATAACACAAACCAGAAGAAGAATATGAGCTCGTCTTTTGGCTCTTTCGCTCTGTCCAGTAGAAG TGTTGGTCGAGGAAGAGGGTTGGAGACGAAGAATGATCGAGAGAGATCAAGAGGCCGTGGTGGTGGTTCAGGCAAAGACAAAATTGATTCTCTTGGTAGACTCTT GACACGCATTCTGCGCCATCAGGCTTCTGAGTTAAACTTGAATATGCGAAGTGATGGGTTTGTCAAAGTTCAAGATTTGCGAAAGATCAATTTAAAAACATTTGCAAATATTCCTTTAAAATTGCACACAATTGAGGACATCAAAGAG GCTGTCAGAAAAGATAATAAGCAGCGTTTCAGTCTCCTGGAGGAAAATGGAGAGCTGTTGATACGGGCAAACCAAGGGCACACATTAACG ACAGTTGAATCAGAAAGTTTATTGAAACCCATCCTTTCAGCTGAGGAAGTTCCTG TTTGTGTACATGGAACATATAAGAAGAATCTGGATTCCATATTGGAGTCGGGCTTAGGACATATGCAAAGACTGCATGTTCACTTCTCTTGTGGCTTGCCTACAGATGGGGAAGTAATTAGTG AAAAGCTCTGGAAG ATGGAATGA
- the LOC119984502 gene encoding UDP-glucuronate 4-epimerase 3, translating to MTSQMKPMSHNDSAPSTPGKFKIDKSPFVHNRLRLHSSLAKLTFWSFIFLTLIFLFFYRSPSSNPLPADASRRSLRTYNWGGAAWEKRVRTSARIRSRNGISVLVTGAAGFVGTHVSAALKRRGDGVLGLDNFNDYYDPSLKRARQALLERSGVFIVEGDINDAALLRKLFEVVAFTHVMHLAAQAGVRYAMENPSSYVHSNIAGLVNLLEVCKSANPQPAIVWASSSSVYGLNTKVPFSEKDRTDQPASLYAATKKAGEEIAHTYNHIYGLSLTGLRFFTVYGPWGRPDMAYFFFTKDILKGKSISIFEAANHGTVARDFTYIDDIVKGCLAALDTAEKSTGSGGKKKGPAQLRVFNLGNTSPVPVSDMVSILERLLKVKVKRNIIKLPRNGDVQFTHANISSAQRELGYKPTTDLQSGLKKFVRWYVSYYKDGKKAAER from the coding sequence ATGACATCACAGATGAAGCCAATGTCGCATAATGATAGTGCCCCATCCACACCAGGCAAGTTCAAGATCGACAAATCTCCTTTTGTTCACAACAGGCTTCGATTGCATTCTTCTCTGGCCAAGCTCACATTTTGGTCTTTCATTTTCCTGACCCTGATTTTTCTATTCTTCTATCGTTCACCGTCCTCCAATCCACTTCCGGCGGACGCATCTCGCCGCTCTTTGCGTACCTACAACTGGGGCGGAGCCGCGTGGGAGAAGCGGGTCCGGACCTCCGCCCGGATCCGGTCCCGAAATGGGATCTCCGTTCTGGTTACAGGGGCTGCTGGATTCGTGGGCACCCATGTCTCCGCCGCGCTTAAAAGACGCGGAGATGGCGTTTTGGGGCTCGACAATTTCAATGATTACTACGATCCTTCCTTGAAACGCGCTCGTCAGGCTCTTCTTGAAAGGTCCGGAGTCTTCATTGTTGAAGGTGATATCAATGATGCAGCTTTGTTGAGGAAGCTTTTCGAGGTTGTGGCATTTACGCACGTGATGCATTTAGCTGCTCAGGCTGGGGTCAGATACGCCATGGAGAATCCTAGCTCATATGTGCATAGCAACATTGCCGGGCTTGTTAATCTCCTCGAGGTCTGCAAATCTGCGAACCCACAGCCGGCAATCGTGTGGGCATCTTCAAGCTCTGTTTATGGACTCAACACAAAGGTTCCTTTTTCAGAGAAGGATAGAACTGACCAGCCAGCGAGTCTCTATGCAGCTACTAAGAAAGCTGGGGAGGAGATTGCACACACTTACAATCATATCTATGGACTTTCCCTAACTGGGTTGCGGTTTTTCACCGTTTATGGTCCTTGGGGACGACCAGATATGGCGTATTTCTTCTTTACCAAGGATATTTTGAAGGGAAAGTCAATATCCATTTTTGAGGCGGCTAATCATGGCACGGTTGCCAGGGATTTCACTTACATTGACGATATTGTGAAGGGTTGTTTGGCAGCATTGGATACTGCAGAGAAGAGTACAGGCAGTGGAGGGAAGAAGAAGGGACCAGCTCAATTGAGAGTTTTCAATTTAGGAAATACATCACCAGTGCCAGTTTCAGACATGGTTAGCATTTTGGAGAGGCTTTTGAAGGTGAAGGTGAAGAGGAACATAATAAAATTGCCAAGAAATGGAGATGTGCAGTTTACACATGCTAATATTAGTTCAGCACAGAGGGAGCTTGGGTATAAGCCCACCACGGATCTCCAGTCAGGATTGAAGAAGTTTGTGAGGTGGTACGTGAGTTACTATAAGGATGGGAAGAAGGCTGCGGAACGATGA
- the LOC119984858 gene encoding tRNA 2'-phosphotransferase 1-like isoform X4, protein MGEGCGIRILRCCSIYLKPVYAPAQSHLTKSCSFASIYNTNQKKNMSSSFGSFALSSRSVGRGRGLETKNDRERSRGRGGGSGKDKIDSLGRLLTRILRHQASELNLNMRSDGFVKVQDLRKINLKTFANIPLKLHTIEDIKEAVRKDNKQRFSLLEENGELLIRANQGHTLTTVESESLLKPILSAEEVPVCVHGTYKKNLDSILESGLGHMQRLHVHFSCGLPTDGEVISDLSGMRRNVNILIFLDVRKALEDGMKLYISDNKVVLTEGFDDVVPVKYFEKTESWPDRQPIPILNL, encoded by the exons ATGGGAGAAG GTTGTGGCATTCGAATTCTCCGCTGCTGCAGTATCTATCTGAAACCTGTCTATGCTCCTGCTCAATCCCATCTAACGAAGTCGTGTTCCTTCGCTTCAATCTATAACACAAACCAGAAGAAGAATATGAGCTCGTCTTTTGGCTCTTTCGCTCTGTCCAGTAGAAG TGTTGGTCGAGGAAGAGGGTTGGAGACGAAGAATGATCGAGAGAGATCAAGAGGCCGTGGTGGTGGTTCAGGCAAAGACAAAATTGATTCTCTTGGTAGACTCTT GACACGCATTCTGCGCCATCAGGCTTCTGAGTTAAACTTGAATATGCGAAGTGATGGGTTTGTCAAAGTTCAAGATTTGCGAAAGATCAATTTAAAAACATTTGCAAATATTCCTTTAAAATTGCACACAATTGAGGACATCAAAGAG GCTGTCAGAAAAGATAATAAGCAGCGTTTCAGTCTCCTGGAGGAAAATGGAGAGCTGTTGATACGGGCAAACCAAGGGCACACATTAACG ACAGTTGAATCAGAAAGTTTATTGAAACCCATCCTTTCAGCTGAGGAAGTTCCTG TTTGTGTACATGGAACATATAAGAAGAATCTGGATTCCATATTGGAGTCGGGCTTAGGACATATGCAAAGACTGCATGTTCACTTCTCTTGTGGCTTGCCTACAGATGGGGAAGTAATTAGTG ACCTTTCAGGTATGAGACGGAATGTTAATATCTTAATCTTTCTTGATGTCAGAAAAGCTCTGGAAG ATGGAATGAAGCTCTACATTTCAGACAACAAGGTGGTCTTGACTGAAGGTTTTGATGATGTGGTGCCTGTCAAGTACTTCGAAAAGACAGAATCATGGCCAGACAGACAACCTATACCTATTTTGAACCTGTAA
- the LOC119984858 gene encoding tRNA 2'-phosphotransferase 1-like isoform X2: MSCRRRCVPSPPPSILFTGCGIRILRCCSIYLKPVYAPAQSHLTKSCSFASIYNTNQKKNMSSSFGSFALSSRSVGRGRGLETKNDRERSRGRGGGSGKDKIDSLGRLLTRILRHQASELNLNMRSDGFVKVQDLRKINLKTFANIPLKLHTIEDIKEAVRKDNKQRFSLLEENGELLIRANQGHTLTTVESESLLKPILSAEEVPVCVHGTYKKNLDSILESGLGHMQRLHVHFSCGLPTDGEVISGMRRNVNILIFLDVRKALEDGMKLYISDNKVVLTEGFDDVVPVKYFEKTESWPDRQPIPILNL, encoded by the exons ATGTCGTGTCGTCGCCGTTGCGTGCCTTCTCCACCTCCGTCAATCCTATTCACAG GTTGTGGCATTCGAATTCTCCGCTGCTGCAGTATCTATCTGAAACCTGTCTATGCTCCTGCTCAATCCCATCTAACGAAGTCGTGTTCCTTCGCTTCAATCTATAACACAAACCAGAAGAAGAATATGAGCTCGTCTTTTGGCTCTTTCGCTCTGTCCAGTAGAAG TGTTGGTCGAGGAAGAGGGTTGGAGACGAAGAATGATCGAGAGAGATCAAGAGGCCGTGGTGGTGGTTCAGGCAAAGACAAAATTGATTCTCTTGGTAGACTCTT GACACGCATTCTGCGCCATCAGGCTTCTGAGTTAAACTTGAATATGCGAAGTGATGGGTTTGTCAAAGTTCAAGATTTGCGAAAGATCAATTTAAAAACATTTGCAAATATTCCTTTAAAATTGCACACAATTGAGGACATCAAAGAG GCTGTCAGAAAAGATAATAAGCAGCGTTTCAGTCTCCTGGAGGAAAATGGAGAGCTGTTGATACGGGCAAACCAAGGGCACACATTAACG ACAGTTGAATCAGAAAGTTTATTGAAACCCATCCTTTCAGCTGAGGAAGTTCCTG TTTGTGTACATGGAACATATAAGAAGAATCTGGATTCCATATTGGAGTCGGGCTTAGGACATATGCAAAGACTGCATGTTCACTTCTCTTGTGGCTTGCCTACAGATGGGGAAGTAATTAGTG GTATGAGACGGAATGTTAATATCTTAATCTTTCTTGATGTCAGAAAAGCTCTGGAAG ATGGAATGAAGCTCTACATTTCAGACAACAAGGTGGTCTTGACTGAAGGTTTTGATGATGTGGTGCCTGTCAAGTACTTCGAAAAGACAGAATCATGGCCAGACAGACAACCTATACCTATTTTGAACCTGTAA
- the LOC119983349 gene encoding uncharacterized protein LOC119983349, producing MSMAIGRLVSMRSCSGWRPFLIFVPLLFILSHLFSVLELHQNSILEGHQKGHKKKFDHLVLGPAAGRGLPSRLHCEGIRALNKTRALNPSHATNVADGVTFITVFAVYNTSTDVRANDRPSDLVSVGNASYSKIERSLAILDVFINFIQVTMPLSNVIVLTNPELNVPVHRDMVTVLPIQGEYSRDKLMLQRIRSYITFLDMRLKEQSQRQGRINHYIFTDSDIAVVDDLGHIFNKYPNFHLALTFRNNKDQPLNSGFIAVRGTTDGILRARNFLQKVLEVYGSKYMSASRMLGDQLALAWVVKSHPSFDVRRFTKAQAYLEEIDGASVLFLPCALYNWTPPEGAGQFHGMPLDIKVVHFKGSRKRLMLEAWNFFNSSSDIWDMLCLILGSGRTKYDF from the exons ATGAGCATGGCCATAGGAAGATTGGTATCCATGAGATCATGCAGTGGATGGCGTCCATTCCTCATTTTCGTCCCTTTACTTTTCATCCTTTCTCATCTATTTTCTG TTCTGGAATTGCATCAGAACTCAATTCTTGAAGGGCACCAAAAGGGTCATAAAAAGAAGTTCGATCATCTGGTTCTTGGGCCTGCTGCTGGTCGAGGCTTACCCAGTCGTTTGCATTGCGAAG GcatcagagcactcaataagaCTAGGGCTTTAAACCCTTCGCATGCCACCAACGTTGCAGATGGTGTTACTTTTATCACAGTGTTTGCAGTGTATAACACCTCAACTGATGTTCGTGCAAATGATAGACCATCAGACTTGGTCAGTGTTGGGAATGCTTCATATAGCAAGATAGAGAGGTCCTTAGCCATTTTGGATGTCTTCATTAACTTCATTCAG GTGACAATGCCCTTGAGTAATGTCATTGTGTTGACCAATCCTGAATTGAATGTCCCAGTACACAGAGATATGGTCACTGTACTTCCCATACAGGGGGAGTATTCGCGAGACAAGTTGATGCTTCAAAGAATAAGGTCTTACATT ACCTTTCTGGACATGAGGCTTAAGGAACAGTCGCAGAGGCAGGGGCGCATCAATCATTATATCTTCACTGACTCAGATATAGCTGTCGTCGATGACCTTGGGcacatatttaataaatatCCAAATTTTCATCTGGCCCTCACCTTTCGAAACAACAAGGATCAACCTCTAAATTCAGGATTTATAGCAGTGAGGGGAACCACTGATGGGATTTTAAG GGCAAGAAATTTTCTTCAAAAGGTTTTAGAGGTTTATGGTTCCAAATACATGAGTGCTTCCAGAATGCTTGGAGATCAGCTAGCTCTAGCCTGGGTTGTAAAATCTCATCCTTCTTTTGATGTGAGAAGATTTACTAAAGCCCAGGCATATCTAGAAGAAATTGATGGTGCTTCAGTGTTATTTCTACCATGTGCTTTGTATAACTGGACACCACCTGAGGGGGCAGGCCAATTTCATGGCATGCCCTTGGATATTAAG GTTGTTCATTTTAAGGGATCAAGGAAACGACTAATGCTCGAGGCTTGGAATTTCTTCAACTCTTCTTCTGACATTTGGGACATGCTGTGTCTCATTTTAGGGAGTGGGAGGACCAAGTACGATTTTTGA
- the LOC119984858 gene encoding tRNA 2'-phosphotransferase 1-like isoform X1 yields MSCRRRCVPSPPPSILFTGCGIRILRCCSIYLKPVYAPAQSHLTKSCSFASIYNTNQKKNMSSSFGSFALSSRSVGRGRGLETKNDRERSRGRGGGSGKDKIDSLGRLLTRILRHQASELNLNMRSDGFVKVQDLRKINLKTFANIPLKLHTIEDIKEAVRKDNKQRFSLLEENGELLIRANQGHTLTTVESESLLKPILSAEEVPVCVHGTYKKNLDSILESGLGHMQRLHVHFSCGLPTDGEVISDLSGMRRNVNILIFLDVRKALEDGMKLYISDNKVVLTEGFDDVVPVKYFEKTESWPDRQPIPILNL; encoded by the exons ATGTCGTGTCGTCGCCGTTGCGTGCCTTCTCCACCTCCGTCAATCCTATTCACAG GTTGTGGCATTCGAATTCTCCGCTGCTGCAGTATCTATCTGAAACCTGTCTATGCTCCTGCTCAATCCCATCTAACGAAGTCGTGTTCCTTCGCTTCAATCTATAACACAAACCAGAAGAAGAATATGAGCTCGTCTTTTGGCTCTTTCGCTCTGTCCAGTAGAAG TGTTGGTCGAGGAAGAGGGTTGGAGACGAAGAATGATCGAGAGAGATCAAGAGGCCGTGGTGGTGGTTCAGGCAAAGACAAAATTGATTCTCTTGGTAGACTCTT GACACGCATTCTGCGCCATCAGGCTTCTGAGTTAAACTTGAATATGCGAAGTGATGGGTTTGTCAAAGTTCAAGATTTGCGAAAGATCAATTTAAAAACATTTGCAAATATTCCTTTAAAATTGCACACAATTGAGGACATCAAAGAG GCTGTCAGAAAAGATAATAAGCAGCGTTTCAGTCTCCTGGAGGAAAATGGAGAGCTGTTGATACGGGCAAACCAAGGGCACACATTAACG ACAGTTGAATCAGAAAGTTTATTGAAACCCATCCTTTCAGCTGAGGAAGTTCCTG TTTGTGTACATGGAACATATAAGAAGAATCTGGATTCCATATTGGAGTCGGGCTTAGGACATATGCAAAGACTGCATGTTCACTTCTCTTGTGGCTTGCCTACAGATGGGGAAGTAATTAGTG ACCTTTCAGGTATGAGACGGAATGTTAATATCTTAATCTTTCTTGATGTCAGAAAAGCTCTGGAAG ATGGAATGAAGCTCTACATTTCAGACAACAAGGTGGTCTTGACTGAAGGTTTTGATGATGTGGTGCCTGTCAAGTACTTCGAAAAGACAGAATCATGGCCAGACAGACAACCTATACCTATTTTGAACCTGTAA
- the LOC119984858 gene encoding tRNA 2'-phosphotransferase 1-like isoform X3, producing MTCAIGCGIRILRCCSIYLKPVYAPAQSHLTKSCSFASIYNTNQKKNMSSSFGSFALSSRSVGRGRGLETKNDRERSRGRGGGSGKDKIDSLGRLLTRILRHQASELNLNMRSDGFVKVQDLRKINLKTFANIPLKLHTIEDIKEAVRKDNKQRFSLLEENGELLIRANQGHTLTTVESESLLKPILSAEEVPVCVHGTYKKNLDSILESGLGHMQRLHVHFSCGLPTDGEVISDLSGMRRNVNILIFLDVRKALEDGMKLYISDNKVVLTEGFDDVVPVKYFEKTESWPDRQPIPILNL from the exons ATGACCTGCGCGATAGGTTGTGGCATTCGAATTCTCCGCTGCTGCAGTATCTATCTGAAACCTGTCTATGCTCCTGCTCAATCCCATCTAACGAAGTCGTGTTCCTTCGCTTCAATCTATAACACAAACCAGAAGAAGAATATGAGCTCGTCTTTTGGCTCTTTCGCTCTGTCCAGTAGAAG TGTTGGTCGAGGAAGAGGGTTGGAGACGAAGAATGATCGAGAGAGATCAAGAGGCCGTGGTGGTGGTTCAGGCAAAGACAAAATTGATTCTCTTGGTAGACTCTT GACACGCATTCTGCGCCATCAGGCTTCTGAGTTAAACTTGAATATGCGAAGTGATGGGTTTGTCAAAGTTCAAGATTTGCGAAAGATCAATTTAAAAACATTTGCAAATATTCCTTTAAAATTGCACACAATTGAGGACATCAAAGAG GCTGTCAGAAAAGATAATAAGCAGCGTTTCAGTCTCCTGGAGGAAAATGGAGAGCTGTTGATACGGGCAAACCAAGGGCACACATTAACG ACAGTTGAATCAGAAAGTTTATTGAAACCCATCCTTTCAGCTGAGGAAGTTCCTG TTTGTGTACATGGAACATATAAGAAGAATCTGGATTCCATATTGGAGTCGGGCTTAGGACATATGCAAAGACTGCATGTTCACTTCTCTTGTGGCTTGCCTACAGATGGGGAAGTAATTAGTG ACCTTTCAGGTATGAGACGGAATGTTAATATCTTAATCTTTCTTGATGTCAGAAAAGCTCTGGAAG ATGGAATGAAGCTCTACATTTCAGACAACAAGGTGGTCTTGACTGAAGGTTTTGATGATGTGGTGCCTGTCAAGTACTTCGAAAAGACAGAATCATGGCCAGACAGACAACCTATACCTATTTTGAACCTGTAA